From Coffea arabica cultivar ET-39 chromosome 9c, Coffea Arabica ET-39 HiFi, whole genome shotgun sequence, one genomic window encodes:
- the LOC113707862 gene encoding uncharacterized protein isoform X1, whose product MGSGRGGSGATSTTTATSTKTNNGNKSVNNGGAGGLQSIPSGSRKIVQSLKEIVNCPEAEIYAMLKECNMDPNEAVNKLLSQDPFHEVKSKREKKKEGKDTSESRPRGTSSTSNRGRIGTDRYPSRGGSSAESGALHGRPAHKKENGPNAYASSLSSTSAVAGNSTSRRPTSYSSDAAAAASATATEVKGPALGMLDSASLVSQPSGYQPTWVGAPGQISMADIVKMGKPQSKASSNVNHQHIQGPSSTAYQNLRFPEDHASKVPVEHLEPDVSSAQHASMDDEWPSIEQPVPTSLPSVSKPPVDHELHPDSSNLPFDTINIDSGADEVQAIEDGSVEDHEGNHVGPPTISSRKLQEDNSGSASLFDNDLYRNRGSYQPQNHTYDRQGVEDGGMSVSSVTANLQELSLQKEDRELTVERDGPSVVIPDHLQVQSADCSHLSFGSFGSGISASFSGPSASIPVKTNLEEAPTEADESIGHTETRNSEYYGDESLRNASDGNLFHRTGASTASYDSSSASQPEPLKVESLEVERGNQYAFPSSTPGYSFENPQQLNIGFSESQTSSQMQNLSPFANVMPSYTNSLPNTLLAASVPSGRESDLPYPFPVTQSMGTKYGNSVSSIGGPSISMAEAVKNVGFSSTQLTPQTISGTSVATGPALPQHLAAHPYSQPTLPLGPFANMIGYPFLPQSYAYMPSFQQAFAGNSTYHQSLAAVLPQYKNSVSVSSLPQSAAVASGYGAFGSSTTVPGNFTMNQPAAPSGTNLGYDDVLSAQYKDSNHLISLQQSDSSGMWLHGPGSRTMSAVPASTYYSFQGQNQQPGGFRQGQQPSQNYGSLGYPNFYHSQTGMSLDHQQQNPRDGSLGGSQGQPKQSQQIWQNSY is encoded by the exons ATGGGGAGCGGCAGAGGAGGAAGCGGCGCCACCAGCACCACCACCGCCACCAGCACCAAAACTAACAACGGTAATAAGAGTGTTAACAATGGTGGTGCGGGAGGGTTGCAGTCGATTCCGTCGGGGTCTCGGAAAATAGTGCAGAGTTTAAAGGAGATTGTTAACTGCCCTGAAGCTGAGATCTACGCTATGCTTAAAGAATGTAATATGGACCCTAATGAAGCCGTTAACAAACTCCTCTCTCAAG ATCCTTTCCACGAGGTCAAGAgcaaaagagagaagaagaaagag GGTAAGGATACGTCTGAATCTAGGCCACGAGGTACAAGTAGCACTTCAAACCGTGGCAGGATTGGTACAGACCGATATCCCAGCCGTGGTGGGAGTTCTGCTG AATCTGGTGCTTTGCATGGTAGACCTGCACACAAGAAGGAAAATGGTCCTAATGCTTACGCAAGTTCTTTATCTTCAACATCTGCAGTGGCAGGAAATAGCACAAGTAGGCGGCCTACGTCCTATAG CAGtgatgctgctgctgctgccagTGCCACTGCCACTGAAGTTAAAGGGCCAGCCTTAGGTATGCTTGATAGTGCCTCATTAGTCTCACAACCATCTGGATATCAACCTACCTGGGTGGGAGCTCCTGGTCAAATATCAATGGCAGACATTGTGAAGATGGGTAAGCCACAGAGCAAAGCATCAAGTAATGTTAATCACCAGCATATTCAGGGGCCATCATCCACTGCATATCAAAATTTGCGGTTCCCTGAAGATCATGCTTCCAAAGTTCCGGTGGAACACCTTGAGCCAGATGTTTCTTCTGCTCAGCATGCTTCCATGGATGATGAGTGGCCTTCAATTGAGCAGCCAGTACCTACTAGTCTGCCATCTGTTTCTAAGCCTCCTGTAGATCATGAGCTGCATCCAGATTCTTCCAACTTGCCCTTTGATACGATCAATATAGACTCGGGAGCAGATGAGGTTCAGGCAATTGAGGATGGCAGCGTTGAAGATCATGAAGGAAACCATGTTGGGCCTCCTACCATCTCCAGTAGAAAGCTCCAGGAGGATAATTCTGGGAGTGCATCTCTTTTTGATAATGATTTGTACAGAAACAGGGGTTCCTATCAACCTCAAAATCACACTTATGATCGTCAGGGAG TTGAGGATGGTGGTATGTCTGTGTCCTCGGTGACGGCTAACTTGCAGGAATTAAGTTTGCAAAAGGAGGACCGAGAGTTGACAGTTGAGAGAGATGGCCCTTCTGTGGTAATTCCTGATCACCTCCAAGTTCAGTCTGCAGATTGCTCGCACTTGAGCTTTGGTAGCTTCGGATCTGGCATCAGTGCTTCTTTTTCTGGGCCTTCAGCGTCGATACCTGTGAAAACTAATTTGGAAGAGGCTCCTACAGAGGCAGATGAATCTATTGGGCACACAGAGACTAG AAACTCTGAGTATTATGGTGATGAGTCGCTGAGAAATGCCTCAGATGGTAATTTGTTCCATAGAACTGGTGCAAGTACTGCGAGTTATGATTCATCTTCTGCTTCACAACCTGAACCGTTGAAAGTGGAAAGTCTTGAGGTTGAGCGTGGAAATCAGTATGCCTTCCCTTCATCTACACCTGGCTATAGTTTTGAAAATCCCCAACAGTTGAACATTGGATTCAGTGAATCTCAGACAAGCTCCCAGATGCAAAATCTTTCTCCCTTTGCAAATGTGATG CCATCATATACGAATTCGTTGCCAAACACGCTTCTGGCAGCAAGTGTTCCTTCGGGTAGAGAATCTGATCTTCCATACCCATTTCCTGTGACACAATCGATGGGTACAAAGTATGGAAATTCAGTATCTTCCATTGGTGGTCCGTCCATATCCATGGCTGAG GCAGTAAAGAATGTTGGTTTTTCATCAACGCAGCTGACACCGCAAACAATATCTGGAACTAGTGTTGCTACAGGACCTGCTCTTCCTCAACACCTTGCTGCACATCCATATTCCCAGCCTACTCTTCCATTGGGACCCTTTGCCAACATGATTGGCTACCCATTCTTGCCTCAGAGCTATGCATACATGCCTTCTTTCCAACAAGCATTTGCTGGTAACAGCACATACCATCAGTCTCTAGCAGCAGTACTTCCTCAGTATAAGAACAGTGTCTCTGTCAGCAGTTTGCCTCAATCAGCTGCTGTTGCTTCTGGCTATGGTGCCTTTGGGAGTTCAACAACTGTTCCTGGAAACTTTACAATGAATCAGCCTGCTGCCCCTTCTGGCACAAATTTAGGCTATGATGATGTTTTGAGTGCTCAGTACAAGGATAGTAATCATTTAATCTCTCTTCAGCAg AGTGACAGCTCAGGTATGTGGCTGCATGGACCTGGTTCTAGAACAATGTCCGCTGTTCCTGCTAGCACATATTATAGTTTTCAGGGACAAAATCAACAACCAGGTGGATTTAGGCAAGGTCAGCAGCCATCACAGAATTATGGATCTCTtggataccccaacttttaccATTCCCAGACTGGGATGTCACTAGACCATCAACAACAAAATCCTAGAGATGGTTCCCTTGGCGGCTCCCAAGGCCAACCTAAGCAGTCCCAACAGATATGGCAAAACAGTTACTGA
- the LOC113707862 gene encoding uncharacterized protein isoform X4 has translation MGSGRGGSGATSTTTATSTKTNNGNKSVNNGGAGGLQSIPSGSRKIVQSLKEIVNCPEAEIYAMLKECNMDPNEAVNKLLSQDPFHEVKSKREKKKEGKDTSESRPRGTSSTSNRGRIGTDRYPSRGGSSAESGALHGRPAHKKENGPNAYASSLSSTSAVAGNSTSRRPTSYSDAAAAASATATEVKGPALGMLDSASLVSQPSGYQPTWVGAPGQISMADIVKMGKPQSKASSNVNHQHIQGPSSTAYQNLRFPEDHASKVPVEHLEPDVSSAQHASMDDEWPSIEQPVPTSLPSVSKPPVDHELHPDSSNLPFDTINIDSGADEVQAIEDGSVEDHEGNHVGPPTISSRKLQEDNSGSASLFDNDLYRNRGSYQPQNHTYDRQGVEDGGMSVSSVTANLQELSLQKEDRELTVERDGPSVVIPDHLQVQSADCSHLSFGSFGSGISASFSGPSASIPVKTNLEEAPTEADESIGHTETRNSEYYGDESLRNASDGNLFHRTGASTASYDSSSASQPEPLKVESLEVERGNQYAFPSSTPGYSFENPQQLNIGFSESQTSSQMQNLSPFANVMPSYTNSLPNTLLAASVPSGRESDLPYPFPVTQSMGTKYGNSVSSIGGPSISMAELTPQTISGTSVATGPALPQHLAAHPYSQPTLPLGPFANMIGYPFLPQSYAYMPSFQQAFAGNSTYHQSLAAVLPQYKNSVSVSSLPQSAAVASGYGAFGSSTTVPGNFTMNQPAAPSGTNLGYDDVLSAQYKDSNHLISLQQSDSSGMWLHGPGSRTMSAVPASTYYSFQGQNQQPGGFRQGQQPSQNYGSLGYPNFYHSQTGMSLDHQQQNPRDGSLGGSQGQPKQSQQIWQNSY, from the exons ATGGGGAGCGGCAGAGGAGGAAGCGGCGCCACCAGCACCACCACCGCCACCAGCACCAAAACTAACAACGGTAATAAGAGTGTTAACAATGGTGGTGCGGGAGGGTTGCAGTCGATTCCGTCGGGGTCTCGGAAAATAGTGCAGAGTTTAAAGGAGATTGTTAACTGCCCTGAAGCTGAGATCTACGCTATGCTTAAAGAATGTAATATGGACCCTAATGAAGCCGTTAACAAACTCCTCTCTCAAG ATCCTTTCCACGAGGTCAAGAgcaaaagagagaagaagaaagag GGTAAGGATACGTCTGAATCTAGGCCACGAGGTACAAGTAGCACTTCAAACCGTGGCAGGATTGGTACAGACCGATATCCCAGCCGTGGTGGGAGTTCTGCTG AATCTGGTGCTTTGCATGGTAGACCTGCACACAAGAAGGAAAATGGTCCTAATGCTTACGCAAGTTCTTTATCTTCAACATCTGCAGTGGCAGGAAATAGCACAAGTAGGCGGCCTACGTCCTATAG tgatgctgctgctgctgccagTGCCACTGCCACTGAAGTTAAAGGGCCAGCCTTAGGTATGCTTGATAGTGCCTCATTAGTCTCACAACCATCTGGATATCAACCTACCTGGGTGGGAGCTCCTGGTCAAATATCAATGGCAGACATTGTGAAGATGGGTAAGCCACAGAGCAAAGCATCAAGTAATGTTAATCACCAGCATATTCAGGGGCCATCATCCACTGCATATCAAAATTTGCGGTTCCCTGAAGATCATGCTTCCAAAGTTCCGGTGGAACACCTTGAGCCAGATGTTTCTTCTGCTCAGCATGCTTCCATGGATGATGAGTGGCCTTCAATTGAGCAGCCAGTACCTACTAGTCTGCCATCTGTTTCTAAGCCTCCTGTAGATCATGAGCTGCATCCAGATTCTTCCAACTTGCCCTTTGATACGATCAATATAGACTCGGGAGCAGATGAGGTTCAGGCAATTGAGGATGGCAGCGTTGAAGATCATGAAGGAAACCATGTTGGGCCTCCTACCATCTCCAGTAGAAAGCTCCAGGAGGATAATTCTGGGAGTGCATCTCTTTTTGATAATGATTTGTACAGAAACAGGGGTTCCTATCAACCTCAAAATCACACTTATGATCGTCAGGGAG TTGAGGATGGTGGTATGTCTGTGTCCTCGGTGACGGCTAACTTGCAGGAATTAAGTTTGCAAAAGGAGGACCGAGAGTTGACAGTTGAGAGAGATGGCCCTTCTGTGGTAATTCCTGATCACCTCCAAGTTCAGTCTGCAGATTGCTCGCACTTGAGCTTTGGTAGCTTCGGATCTGGCATCAGTGCTTCTTTTTCTGGGCCTTCAGCGTCGATACCTGTGAAAACTAATTTGGAAGAGGCTCCTACAGAGGCAGATGAATCTATTGGGCACACAGAGACTAG AAACTCTGAGTATTATGGTGATGAGTCGCTGAGAAATGCCTCAGATGGTAATTTGTTCCATAGAACTGGTGCAAGTACTGCGAGTTATGATTCATCTTCTGCTTCACAACCTGAACCGTTGAAAGTGGAAAGTCTTGAGGTTGAGCGTGGAAATCAGTATGCCTTCCCTTCATCTACACCTGGCTATAGTTTTGAAAATCCCCAACAGTTGAACATTGGATTCAGTGAATCTCAGACAAGCTCCCAGATGCAAAATCTTTCTCCCTTTGCAAATGTGATG CCATCATATACGAATTCGTTGCCAAACACGCTTCTGGCAGCAAGTGTTCCTTCGGGTAGAGAATCTGATCTTCCATACCCATTTCCTGTGACACAATCGATGGGTACAAAGTATGGAAATTCAGTATCTTCCATTGGTGGTCCGTCCATATCCATGGCTGAG CTGACACCGCAAACAATATCTGGAACTAGTGTTGCTACAGGACCTGCTCTTCCTCAACACCTTGCTGCACATCCATATTCCCAGCCTACTCTTCCATTGGGACCCTTTGCCAACATGATTGGCTACCCATTCTTGCCTCAGAGCTATGCATACATGCCTTCTTTCCAACAAGCATTTGCTGGTAACAGCACATACCATCAGTCTCTAGCAGCAGTACTTCCTCAGTATAAGAACAGTGTCTCTGTCAGCAGTTTGCCTCAATCAGCTGCTGTTGCTTCTGGCTATGGTGCCTTTGGGAGTTCAACAACTGTTCCTGGAAACTTTACAATGAATCAGCCTGCTGCCCCTTCTGGCACAAATTTAGGCTATGATGATGTTTTGAGTGCTCAGTACAAGGATAGTAATCATTTAATCTCTCTTCAGCAg AGTGACAGCTCAGGTATGTGGCTGCATGGACCTGGTTCTAGAACAATGTCCGCTGTTCCTGCTAGCACATATTATAGTTTTCAGGGACAAAATCAACAACCAGGTGGATTTAGGCAAGGTCAGCAGCCATCACAGAATTATGGATCTCTtggataccccaacttttaccATTCCCAGACTGGGATGTCACTAGACCATCAACAACAAAATCCTAGAGATGGTTCCCTTGGCGGCTCCCAAGGCCAACCTAAGCAGTCCCAACAGATATGGCAAAACAGTTACTGA
- the LOC113707862 gene encoding uncharacterized protein isoform X2 encodes MGSGRGGSGATSTTTATSTKTNNGNKSVNNGGAGGLQSIPSGSRKIVQSLKEIVNCPEAEIYAMLKECNMDPNEAVNKLLSQDPFHEVKSKREKKKEGKDTSESRPRGTSSTSNRGRIGTDRYPSRGGSSAESGALHGRPAHKKENGPNAYASSLSSTSAVAGNSTSRRPTSYSDAAAAASATATEVKGPALGMLDSASLVSQPSGYQPTWVGAPGQISMADIVKMGKPQSKASSNVNHQHIQGPSSTAYQNLRFPEDHASKVPVEHLEPDVSSAQHASMDDEWPSIEQPVPTSLPSVSKPPVDHELHPDSSNLPFDTINIDSGADEVQAIEDGSVEDHEGNHVGPPTISSRKLQEDNSGSASLFDNDLYRNRGSYQPQNHTYDRQGVEDGGMSVSSVTANLQELSLQKEDRELTVERDGPSVVIPDHLQVQSADCSHLSFGSFGSGISASFSGPSASIPVKTNLEEAPTEADESIGHTETRNSEYYGDESLRNASDGNLFHRTGASTASYDSSSASQPEPLKVESLEVERGNQYAFPSSTPGYSFENPQQLNIGFSESQTSSQMQNLSPFANVMPSYTNSLPNTLLAASVPSGRESDLPYPFPVTQSMGTKYGNSVSSIGGPSISMAEAVKNVGFSSTQLTPQTISGTSVATGPALPQHLAAHPYSQPTLPLGPFANMIGYPFLPQSYAYMPSFQQAFAGNSTYHQSLAAVLPQYKNSVSVSSLPQSAAVASGYGAFGSSTTVPGNFTMNQPAAPSGTNLGYDDVLSAQYKDSNHLISLQQSDSSGMWLHGPGSRTMSAVPASTYYSFQGQNQQPGGFRQGQQPSQNYGSLGYPNFYHSQTGMSLDHQQQNPRDGSLGGSQGQPKQSQQIWQNSY; translated from the exons ATGGGGAGCGGCAGAGGAGGAAGCGGCGCCACCAGCACCACCACCGCCACCAGCACCAAAACTAACAACGGTAATAAGAGTGTTAACAATGGTGGTGCGGGAGGGTTGCAGTCGATTCCGTCGGGGTCTCGGAAAATAGTGCAGAGTTTAAAGGAGATTGTTAACTGCCCTGAAGCTGAGATCTACGCTATGCTTAAAGAATGTAATATGGACCCTAATGAAGCCGTTAACAAACTCCTCTCTCAAG ATCCTTTCCACGAGGTCAAGAgcaaaagagagaagaagaaagag GGTAAGGATACGTCTGAATCTAGGCCACGAGGTACAAGTAGCACTTCAAACCGTGGCAGGATTGGTACAGACCGATATCCCAGCCGTGGTGGGAGTTCTGCTG AATCTGGTGCTTTGCATGGTAGACCTGCACACAAGAAGGAAAATGGTCCTAATGCTTACGCAAGTTCTTTATCTTCAACATCTGCAGTGGCAGGAAATAGCACAAGTAGGCGGCCTACGTCCTATAG tgatgctgctgctgctgccagTGCCACTGCCACTGAAGTTAAAGGGCCAGCCTTAGGTATGCTTGATAGTGCCTCATTAGTCTCACAACCATCTGGATATCAACCTACCTGGGTGGGAGCTCCTGGTCAAATATCAATGGCAGACATTGTGAAGATGGGTAAGCCACAGAGCAAAGCATCAAGTAATGTTAATCACCAGCATATTCAGGGGCCATCATCCACTGCATATCAAAATTTGCGGTTCCCTGAAGATCATGCTTCCAAAGTTCCGGTGGAACACCTTGAGCCAGATGTTTCTTCTGCTCAGCATGCTTCCATGGATGATGAGTGGCCTTCAATTGAGCAGCCAGTACCTACTAGTCTGCCATCTGTTTCTAAGCCTCCTGTAGATCATGAGCTGCATCCAGATTCTTCCAACTTGCCCTTTGATACGATCAATATAGACTCGGGAGCAGATGAGGTTCAGGCAATTGAGGATGGCAGCGTTGAAGATCATGAAGGAAACCATGTTGGGCCTCCTACCATCTCCAGTAGAAAGCTCCAGGAGGATAATTCTGGGAGTGCATCTCTTTTTGATAATGATTTGTACAGAAACAGGGGTTCCTATCAACCTCAAAATCACACTTATGATCGTCAGGGAG TTGAGGATGGTGGTATGTCTGTGTCCTCGGTGACGGCTAACTTGCAGGAATTAAGTTTGCAAAAGGAGGACCGAGAGTTGACAGTTGAGAGAGATGGCCCTTCTGTGGTAATTCCTGATCACCTCCAAGTTCAGTCTGCAGATTGCTCGCACTTGAGCTTTGGTAGCTTCGGATCTGGCATCAGTGCTTCTTTTTCTGGGCCTTCAGCGTCGATACCTGTGAAAACTAATTTGGAAGAGGCTCCTACAGAGGCAGATGAATCTATTGGGCACACAGAGACTAG AAACTCTGAGTATTATGGTGATGAGTCGCTGAGAAATGCCTCAGATGGTAATTTGTTCCATAGAACTGGTGCAAGTACTGCGAGTTATGATTCATCTTCTGCTTCACAACCTGAACCGTTGAAAGTGGAAAGTCTTGAGGTTGAGCGTGGAAATCAGTATGCCTTCCCTTCATCTACACCTGGCTATAGTTTTGAAAATCCCCAACAGTTGAACATTGGATTCAGTGAATCTCAGACAAGCTCCCAGATGCAAAATCTTTCTCCCTTTGCAAATGTGATG CCATCATATACGAATTCGTTGCCAAACACGCTTCTGGCAGCAAGTGTTCCTTCGGGTAGAGAATCTGATCTTCCATACCCATTTCCTGTGACACAATCGATGGGTACAAAGTATGGAAATTCAGTATCTTCCATTGGTGGTCCGTCCATATCCATGGCTGAG GCAGTAAAGAATGTTGGTTTTTCATCAACGCAGCTGACACCGCAAACAATATCTGGAACTAGTGTTGCTACAGGACCTGCTCTTCCTCAACACCTTGCTGCACATCCATATTCCCAGCCTACTCTTCCATTGGGACCCTTTGCCAACATGATTGGCTACCCATTCTTGCCTCAGAGCTATGCATACATGCCTTCTTTCCAACAAGCATTTGCTGGTAACAGCACATACCATCAGTCTCTAGCAGCAGTACTTCCTCAGTATAAGAACAGTGTCTCTGTCAGCAGTTTGCCTCAATCAGCTGCTGTTGCTTCTGGCTATGGTGCCTTTGGGAGTTCAACAACTGTTCCTGGAAACTTTACAATGAATCAGCCTGCTGCCCCTTCTGGCACAAATTTAGGCTATGATGATGTTTTGAGTGCTCAGTACAAGGATAGTAATCATTTAATCTCTCTTCAGCAg AGTGACAGCTCAGGTATGTGGCTGCATGGACCTGGTTCTAGAACAATGTCCGCTGTTCCTGCTAGCACATATTATAGTTTTCAGGGACAAAATCAACAACCAGGTGGATTTAGGCAAGGTCAGCAGCCATCACAGAATTATGGATCTCTtggataccccaacttttaccATTCCCAGACTGGGATGTCACTAGACCATCAACAACAAAATCCTAGAGATGGTTCCCTTGGCGGCTCCCAAGGCCAACCTAAGCAGTCCCAACAGATATGGCAAAACAGTTACTGA
- the LOC113707862 gene encoding uncharacterized protein isoform X3 — translation MGSGRGGSGATSTTTATSTKTNNGNKSVNNGGAGGLQSIPSGSRKIVQSLKEIVNCPEAEIYAMLKECNMDPNEAVNKLLSQDPFHEVKSKREKKKEGKDTSESRPRGTSSTSNRGRIGTDRYPSRGGSSAESGALHGRPAHKKENGPNAYASSLSSTSAVAGNSTSRRPTSYSSDAAAAASATATEVKGPALGMLDSASLVSQPSGYQPTWVGAPGQISMADIVKMGKPQSKASSNVNHQHIQGPSSTAYQNLRFPEDHASKVPVEHLEPDVSSAQHASMDDEWPSIEQPVPTSLPSVSKPPVDHELHPDSSNLPFDTINIDSGADEVQAIEDGSVEDHEGNHVGPPTISSRKLQEDNSGSASLFDNDLYRNRGSYQPQNHTYDRQGVEDGGMSVSSVTANLQELSLQKEDRELTVERDGPSVVIPDHLQVQSADCSHLSFGSFGSGISASFSGPSASIPVKTNLEEAPTEADESIGHTETRNSEYYGDESLRNASDGNLFHRTGASTASYDSSSASQPEPLKVESLEVERGNQYAFPSSTPGYSFENPQQLNIGFSESQTSSQMQNLSPFANVMPSYTNSLPNTLLAASVPSGRESDLPYPFPVTQSMGTKYGNSVSSIGGPSISMAELTPQTISGTSVATGPALPQHLAAHPYSQPTLPLGPFANMIGYPFLPQSYAYMPSFQQAFAGNSTYHQSLAAVLPQYKNSVSVSSLPQSAAVASGYGAFGSSTTVPGNFTMNQPAAPSGTNLGYDDVLSAQYKDSNHLISLQQSDSSGMWLHGPGSRTMSAVPASTYYSFQGQNQQPGGFRQGQQPSQNYGSLGYPNFYHSQTGMSLDHQQQNPRDGSLGGSQGQPKQSQQIWQNSY, via the exons ATGGGGAGCGGCAGAGGAGGAAGCGGCGCCACCAGCACCACCACCGCCACCAGCACCAAAACTAACAACGGTAATAAGAGTGTTAACAATGGTGGTGCGGGAGGGTTGCAGTCGATTCCGTCGGGGTCTCGGAAAATAGTGCAGAGTTTAAAGGAGATTGTTAACTGCCCTGAAGCTGAGATCTACGCTATGCTTAAAGAATGTAATATGGACCCTAATGAAGCCGTTAACAAACTCCTCTCTCAAG ATCCTTTCCACGAGGTCAAGAgcaaaagagagaagaagaaagag GGTAAGGATACGTCTGAATCTAGGCCACGAGGTACAAGTAGCACTTCAAACCGTGGCAGGATTGGTACAGACCGATATCCCAGCCGTGGTGGGAGTTCTGCTG AATCTGGTGCTTTGCATGGTAGACCTGCACACAAGAAGGAAAATGGTCCTAATGCTTACGCAAGTTCTTTATCTTCAACATCTGCAGTGGCAGGAAATAGCACAAGTAGGCGGCCTACGTCCTATAG CAGtgatgctgctgctgctgccagTGCCACTGCCACTGAAGTTAAAGGGCCAGCCTTAGGTATGCTTGATAGTGCCTCATTAGTCTCACAACCATCTGGATATCAACCTACCTGGGTGGGAGCTCCTGGTCAAATATCAATGGCAGACATTGTGAAGATGGGTAAGCCACAGAGCAAAGCATCAAGTAATGTTAATCACCAGCATATTCAGGGGCCATCATCCACTGCATATCAAAATTTGCGGTTCCCTGAAGATCATGCTTCCAAAGTTCCGGTGGAACACCTTGAGCCAGATGTTTCTTCTGCTCAGCATGCTTCCATGGATGATGAGTGGCCTTCAATTGAGCAGCCAGTACCTACTAGTCTGCCATCTGTTTCTAAGCCTCCTGTAGATCATGAGCTGCATCCAGATTCTTCCAACTTGCCCTTTGATACGATCAATATAGACTCGGGAGCAGATGAGGTTCAGGCAATTGAGGATGGCAGCGTTGAAGATCATGAAGGAAACCATGTTGGGCCTCCTACCATCTCCAGTAGAAAGCTCCAGGAGGATAATTCTGGGAGTGCATCTCTTTTTGATAATGATTTGTACAGAAACAGGGGTTCCTATCAACCTCAAAATCACACTTATGATCGTCAGGGAG TTGAGGATGGTGGTATGTCTGTGTCCTCGGTGACGGCTAACTTGCAGGAATTAAGTTTGCAAAAGGAGGACCGAGAGTTGACAGTTGAGAGAGATGGCCCTTCTGTGGTAATTCCTGATCACCTCCAAGTTCAGTCTGCAGATTGCTCGCACTTGAGCTTTGGTAGCTTCGGATCTGGCATCAGTGCTTCTTTTTCTGGGCCTTCAGCGTCGATACCTGTGAAAACTAATTTGGAAGAGGCTCCTACAGAGGCAGATGAATCTATTGGGCACACAGAGACTAG AAACTCTGAGTATTATGGTGATGAGTCGCTGAGAAATGCCTCAGATGGTAATTTGTTCCATAGAACTGGTGCAAGTACTGCGAGTTATGATTCATCTTCTGCTTCACAACCTGAACCGTTGAAAGTGGAAAGTCTTGAGGTTGAGCGTGGAAATCAGTATGCCTTCCCTTCATCTACACCTGGCTATAGTTTTGAAAATCCCCAACAGTTGAACATTGGATTCAGTGAATCTCAGACAAGCTCCCAGATGCAAAATCTTTCTCCCTTTGCAAATGTGATG CCATCATATACGAATTCGTTGCCAAACACGCTTCTGGCAGCAAGTGTTCCTTCGGGTAGAGAATCTGATCTTCCATACCCATTTCCTGTGACACAATCGATGGGTACAAAGTATGGAAATTCAGTATCTTCCATTGGTGGTCCGTCCATATCCATGGCTGAG CTGACACCGCAAACAATATCTGGAACTAGTGTTGCTACAGGACCTGCTCTTCCTCAACACCTTGCTGCACATCCATATTCCCAGCCTACTCTTCCATTGGGACCCTTTGCCAACATGATTGGCTACCCATTCTTGCCTCAGAGCTATGCATACATGCCTTCTTTCCAACAAGCATTTGCTGGTAACAGCACATACCATCAGTCTCTAGCAGCAGTACTTCCTCAGTATAAGAACAGTGTCTCTGTCAGCAGTTTGCCTCAATCAGCTGCTGTTGCTTCTGGCTATGGTGCCTTTGGGAGTTCAACAACTGTTCCTGGAAACTTTACAATGAATCAGCCTGCTGCCCCTTCTGGCACAAATTTAGGCTATGATGATGTTTTGAGTGCTCAGTACAAGGATAGTAATCATTTAATCTCTCTTCAGCAg AGTGACAGCTCAGGTATGTGGCTGCATGGACCTGGTTCTAGAACAATGTCCGCTGTTCCTGCTAGCACATATTATAGTTTTCAGGGACAAAATCAACAACCAGGTGGATTTAGGCAAGGTCAGCAGCCATCACAGAATTATGGATCTCTtggataccccaacttttaccATTCCCAGACTGGGATGTCACTAGACCATCAACAACAAAATCCTAGAGATGGTTCCCTTGGCGGCTCCCAAGGCCAACCTAAGCAGTCCCAACAGATATGGCAAAACAGTTACTGA